In Tachyglossus aculeatus isolate mTacAcu1 chromosome X4, mTacAcu1.pri, whole genome shotgun sequence, the DNA window aataataatgatagcatttattaagcgcttactatttgcaaagcactgttctaagcgctggggaagttacaaagtgatcaggttgtcccacggggggctcgcagtcttaatccctatttaacagatgaggtaactgaggcccagagaagtgaaatgactcgcccaaagtcagccagctgacaattggccgaaccggggtttgaacccatgacctctgattccaaagcccaggctctttccactgagccacactgcttctcacgctgctttctTGACCTTGAACACAGGGTAtagcgggagaagcagcatggcgtagtggatagagcatgggcctgggaggcagaagatcatgggttctaatccctgcacttttctgggcctcagtgacctcatctggaaaatggggcttgagactgtgagccccatatgggacagggactgtgttcgacacgattagcttggatccaccccagcgcttagaacaatgcctgacacataataagccctttaacaaataccataattatttttattatccttttCATCAGGCCCGTCTACCTCTGCCAGTCCCGGAAAGGGCCCTTGAACATTAATTTCAGTTTCTCTTACCGATTGACAGTTTCCAGGTCCAATACAGCAAAAGATGGGGGATGAACCTCCCAAAGATGATGAGGCGGTGGAATTACCTCCTTGCACGGTGAGCCCTGAGACcctaacacaataataataataataagaagaataataaaggtatttgataagcacttactatgtgccaagcactgttctaagcgctggggtaggtacaaggtaatcaagttgtcccacgtggggctcacagtcttcatccccattttccagatgaggtaactgaggcacagagaagtgaagtgacttgcccaaggtcgcacagtagacaagtggcggagccaggattagaacctttgacctctgactcccaagcctaggctctttccactcagccacgctgcttctgatgttgTTAGCTCCGAATACTTCTCCATTCTGCTTTCTGAGAGGACCTCTGATCTACCTCACCcccatcttggcctagtggaaagattaggggcatgagagtcaggaggcctgggttcattcattcattcattcaattgtatttattgagcgcttaccgtgtgcagagcactggactacgtgcttgggagaggacaatacaacaacaagcagacacattctccacccccAAGGAGCTCTGCTCTGCCCCTGTTCTGCCCATGGACtactgggtgacttagggcaagtcattgagcatccattttctcatctgtataataggaatAAGAGTCTGTATAAGGGGAATAAGATTCTCACTCTCTGTCTTCGACTtggtgtgggacagtgattgtggcCAAACagattctctctctgtcccagcccctaGTACAGTACTGTGGCCCATaggcagcgcttaataaataccatgataatgattactgttatcattatcccCCGGCCCCATGAAAGCTAAACCAGGCATGTTATCCTGGAAAGgagctcaggagaggacagtgaggggctgaaaggagggagagttcTCCTTCATGCATCACCCTCTGGCTCTCCCAAGCTTCCCCAGAATGcagtagtacaatcaatcaatcatatttattgagtactttctgtgtgcagagcactgcgctaagcgcttgggagagtacaataaaaacggAATTGGTGGATccgttcaatgaatgaatgaatgaatgtctagagggggagagctccCAGAGGCAGcaaaggagaggaaacagggtcGATCCCACCGCATCCATCACCATCCCTGCCACTTTCAATTCCTTCAGACCATCTAGAAAAGTTTGGACATGCAGTAGCAGTGGTGTGGGCTGGTCCTGTTTCCTATTCTCAAAATGTGAGCAGTTTCTGTGCAATGGGAACCTGGATTTCAGAGCTGTCCAGGTGTGGCCCTAaacatggggtggggggagagaggagtgggacctccctcccacccttcctccttcccttccttccttctctttctctctcctcatccCACTGACGATCTTGTCAGCTGCTTCCTATTTCCATCCCACCTATTTCTGTTGTCCTTCATGGGTTTCCAGCTCATTTTTCCATGCCAGCCATGCTAGTTGTTCAattctcctgcccttcctccgcCTTTTTTTCCCCAGGTGTCAGAACTGGTTTCCTCGGCTGAGAATTTTATCAAGCAGCAGAAGATGTCCCTCAAGGAAGCCCAGTACTCTCTCGCCCTCGCCCTAAATACCATAGATGCCAACTTGGAAATGGAAGCAAGTTCCCCAGAAGGCTCCATGGTCATCGAACCCAAAGATTCTACACTGTGGGATTCCAAAGACACAGACAGGACAGAGAGCGAAGCAAGCAAGGAGCCGCCCAGCGCCAGGCCACTGTCACCGGCCGACGAGGAAACGGAATGTTCAGATGAAGAATACTTCGAGGTCCCCGAGCCAACGAGAGTGGAGCCTTACCTGCTGCTCATCCGGAATCGGCTCCCTTACCTGTCGGCTGCCACCATAATGAGGAAAGTCGAGAACAACGAGATAAAGCTAAGGCTTCACCTCCTCTCCAACATGCCCATGGATGATGAACTGAAAAAATTTCTGGAGATGTTAGCTCGGGACGACCCCTGGGTGATTCCAGGTGGATAACCcatatggagggcttactgtgggcggagcactggactaataataattacgatgatgatggtatttattaagtgcttactatgtgtccaggcactgtactaagcgctggggtggctccaagcaaatcaagttgggcacagtccctgtcccacgtggggctcacagtctcaatcgatttacagatgtggtaactgagacacagagaagtgaagtgactctcccaagggtcacacggcagacaagtggcagagccgggattagaacccatgaccttctgacttccaggcccgggctctatccactatgccatgctgctcctctgcacGTGGGAGaggagtttcctgcccacaagggactggcagtctagaggagctcacagcctgctgtgtggccttggacaagtctcttaacttgcataccaatcgatcatatttatcgagtgcttactgtgtgcaatgtactATACTAATCGCTCTATCTCTATCCTCgatctcctcatctggaaaatgggtattgaatacccgttcttcctcctccttagactgtgtaccaacctgatgatattgtatctaccccagtgctttagaacagtgctaggcacagaataagcgcttaacagataccacaattattattattccgtgggTGTATTAAAAAGACTCTTCTTCCTGGTGTGGATCAACAAAGTAGTTATGGAGGACAGGTAGCGACATCTGTTATGGTATTGTTTGATATTTTATATTCTACCCAAAGTGTCCCAGCCACCACAAGGGAACAATCAAGGCAGCAGATCTAGGTGGACCATTTCTGATTTGCTGCAGTTCTCTGAAATGGAAATtgtgattttaaaaaatgtaattatTTTCAGAAAGACATTTCCCGTGTGAAGCTTGTCCGCCAGTGATATtgcctgaagaaactgaggagcagCGATCGAAGAAACCAGTTCAGTTGCGTGATGAAAGAGGCGTACCAGAGCCTGAAGAAGTTGAATATGAAATTCCATTAGTCTCTGTTCATGACGTGATTAAAGCCGTAGTACCAATTAATGTGGAGGGCTGGTGTGACAGGATGTGGAATGTAATAAAGGAAAAGCGTGGGTGATTGCCTTTTTCAGATGATAAAAATCCAATGCCCCATGCTTTTCAAAGTTTGTCAGCTGAAAGTGAAGATTCATTTTATAGTGTGAGTGATCgctagctttattcattcattcaatcgtatttattgagcgcttactgtgtgcagagcactgtactaagcgcttggaaagcttaTGAATCTAGGCGGTGGAAAGGAGGGCTATTCCTTGAATTAGACACTTTGAGAATTTGGATTGTACTAAAAAACACACCCAATAGCCCTTTATGTTCAAAgatccatcaatcactggtatttattgagcatttgctctgtgcagagcactggcctaagtgcttgggagagtacagtacaccagaaatggcagacacgttccctgcccacaacgggcttacaatctagaaggagagacagacattaatataattaatgatataatataattttaataataatggtgatatttgttaagcgcttactatgtgccaggcactgttctaagcactggagaagatgcaagatcttagggttagacacggtccttgttccacatagcattcacagacttaatccccatgttacagatgagagaactgaggcccagagaagtgaagtgactcacccaaggtcacacagcggcccagcggcagagttgggattagaacccaggtcctctgactcccaggcacgggctctagccactaggccatgctgcttctctcaaggcaGGCTTGACCTTTAATAGCAGTGAGGgtcacagcagaagcagcaggcagGGACAATGGATGTCTCAGCCccatttccagatggggaaactgaggctcagagaggtcaagCGGCTTGTCAGAGCTCACATGGCAGGAACAGTCTCTGGAGAATGAATTCCACCAAACTCtccaaggagagagagatggtgaagcagcatgccttattggcaagagcccggacttgaaagtcaaaggttgtgggttctaaacccaactccaccacttgtctgctgggtgaccttgggcaagtcacttcacttttctgtgcctcagttacctcatctggaaaatggggattaagactgtgagccccacgtgggtcaacctggtcaccttgtaactaccccagtgcttagaacaatgcttggcacctagtaagcgtttaacacatacccttattattattattattattattattattattacctcatctccctcagctctaagcacagtgcttggcacatagtaggtatttaacaaataccgcagaaaAGCTACAGACACCTATTAAGTGAAAAGCAAACTCAGAGACGCTCCTGAGGGAAGAGAACAGCCtaatgggaagaggaggggcctgggaatcggagaacCTTGAGTCAGTTTGCGTCTcccagcctcggtttcctcatctgtggaatggggctatgctcccttttcttcctcctttgtagactgtgagccccctggttgaccatgtctgacctgattgatttatatctgctccaacgcttagtacagtccttggcgtatagtaagtgcttaacaaataccacagttactattattattatgatactactGATAGTTGTTACtgtctgcagattcattcattcattcaatcgtatttattgagtgcttactgtgtgcagagcactgtaccaagcgcttgggaagtacaagttggcaacatatagagacagtccttacctgacaacgggctcacagtctagaagggagagacagacaacaaaacaaaacatgtggacaggtgtcaagtcatcagaaccaatataaataaagctagatgtgcatcattaacaaaataaatacaatagtaaatatgtacaagtaaaatagagtaataaatctgtacaaacatatatacaggtgcagtggggcggggaaggaggtagggcggtggggaggaggagaggaaaagagggctcagtctgggaaggcctcttggaggaggtgaactcttagtagggctttgaagggagcaagagagctagcttggtggatgtttggagggaggacatgggccaggggtcgacggtgggacaggcgagaacgaggcccagtgaggaggttagcagcagaggagcagagggtgcgggctgggctggagaaggagagaagggaggtgaggtaggaggggacgaggtgatggacagcctggaagccgagggtgaggagtttttgcaaggtagcagttaggatgtagaggaaagggtggatcttggcgatattacagaggtgagactggcaggttttggtgacggcttggatgtgaggggtgaacgagagagcggagtcgaggatgacactaaggttgcgggcttgtgagatgggaaggatggtagtgccatccacagtgatgggaatgtcagggagagggcagggtttgggagggaagataaggagttcagtcttggacatactgagttttagatggcgggcagacatccagatggagatgtcctgaaggcaggaggagatgtgagcctggagggagggagagagatcaggagcagagatgtagatttgggtgtcatcagcgtagagatgatagttgaagccgtgggagcgaatgagttcagcaagggaatgagtgtagctagagaacagaaggggaccaagaactgacccttgaggaacccctacagtaaggggatgggagggggaggagaagcctgcgaaggagaccgagaatgaacagccggagagccAAGATGCCAGTGTGACTGAGGCGACTGGTGTTtgaccagtgagaagcagcgtggcctggtggaaagaacacgggccgggaagtcagcaggacctgggttctaatcccagctctgccact includes these proteins:
- the LOC119948142 gene encoding uncharacterized protein LOC119948142 isoform X1 → MGDEPPKDDEAVELPPCTVSELVSSAENFIKQQKMSLKEAQYSLALALNTIDANLEMEASSPEGSMVIEPKDSTLWDSKDTDRTESEASKEPPSARPLSPADEETECSDEEYFEVPEPTRVEPYLLLIRNRLPYLSAATIMRKVENNEIKLRLHLLSNMPMDDELKKFLEMLARDDPWVIPERHFPCEACPPVILPEETEEQRSKKPVQLRDERGVPEPEEVEYEIPLVSVHDVIKAVVPINVEGWCDRMWNVIKEKRG
- the LOC119948142 gene encoding uncharacterized protein LOC119948142 isoform X2, whose protein sequence is MGDEPPKDDEAVELPPCTVSELVSSAENFIKQQKMSLKEAQYSLALALNTIDANLEMEASSPEGSMVIEPKDSTLWDSKDTDRTESEASKEPPSARPLSPADEETECSDEEYFEVPEPTRVEPYLLLIRNRLPYLSAATIMRKVENNEIKLRLHLLSNMPMDDELKKFLEMLARDDPWVIPDISRVKLVRQ